One genomic segment of Chitinophaga sancti includes these proteins:
- a CDS encoding PA0069 family radical SAM protein has protein sequence MTLPFQESVPENLYYKGRGAQLNPKNKYLKNEYAQEHAEGIDEWWQADVPTQILEEHAKTLVNKVDSPDVGMWYSMNPYQGCEHGCIYCYARNAHQFWGMSAGLDFERKIVVKKNAPELLRKFLDNKSWVPKPISMSGNTDCYQPLERKMFLTRSLLQIAWEYKQPIGIITKNSLVLRDKYILQQMAQHNLVCVYVSITTADEDLRQKMEPRTTTAAQRFKIVKELSELGIPVGVMTAPMIPGLNDHEMPQLLEMAAANGAKFAGYTVVRLNDAVKVIFNDWLYKNFPDRADKVWHHIEGLHGGQVNDSNFGRRMRGEGNMADLIRQQFKVHTKKHGLNQEKFEFNTELFQRPQVQLRLF, from the coding sequence ATGACCTTGCCTTTTCAAGAGAGTGTACCGGAGAATCTCTATTATAAAGGACGTGGTGCCCAATTAAATCCTAAGAACAAATATCTAAAGAACGAATACGCACAGGAGCATGCTGAGGGCATTGACGAATGGTGGCAGGCGGACGTGCCTACCCAGATCCTGGAAGAACACGCTAAAACACTGGTGAATAAAGTAGATAGTCCTGATGTAGGCATGTGGTACAGCATGAATCCCTACCAGGGCTGCGAACATGGATGTATCTACTGCTATGCCCGCAATGCGCACCAATTCTGGGGCATGAGCGCCGGTCTTGATTTTGAAAGAAAGATCGTAGTTAAAAAGAACGCACCCGAACTACTGCGAAAGTTCCTCGACAATAAAAGTTGGGTACCCAAGCCAATTTCCATGTCAGGCAATACAGATTGCTACCAGCCGCTGGAACGGAAAATGTTCCTGACCCGTTCCTTACTACAGATTGCATGGGAATACAAACAGCCCATTGGCATCATTACAAAGAACTCCCTTGTACTACGAGACAAGTATATATTGCAACAGATGGCGCAGCATAACCTGGTTTGTGTGTATGTATCCATCACAACGGCAGATGAGGATCTGCGTCAGAAAATGGAGCCCCGTACTACCACGGCAGCGCAGCGATTCAAGATAGTAAAAGAGCTGAGTGAACTGGGTATACCAGTGGGAGTGATGACAGCACCAATGATTCCTGGGTTAAATGATCATGAAATGCCGCAGCTGTTAGAAATGGCCGCAGCGAATGGCGCTAAATTTGCAGGATATACAGTTGTTCGATTGAACGATGCAGTGAAGGTGATTTTTAATGATTGGTTGTACAAGAATTTCCCGGACAGGGCCGACAAAGTGTGGCATCACATCGAAGGTTTGCATGGTGGCCAGGTAAATGACAGCAACTTTGGAAGAAGGATGAGAGGAGAGGGGAATATGGCTGATCTGATTCGCCAGCAATTCAAAGTACATACGAAGAAACATGGGTTGAACCAGGAGAAGTTTGAATTCAATACAGAATTATTTCAGCGTCCGCAAGTGCAGCTACGTTTGTTTTAG
- a CDS encoding DinB family protein, whose protein sequence is MRNVIQVVREALLTNFRELDKWFDKEADLLHYKPDAGHWNAREVLEHISLTNYFLLLIINKSTRRALDRRHAAGAITLPADYHEKFDQIDVIGSRSFGWIRPEHLEPSGLQDIHEIRTLLKQQFAQCMYNLSLLKNGEGRLVLTNMSVNHLGKLDIYQYIYFLTKHIERHIRQMERLKREYNGEKEPATRIVTSIVDAPDEAAADMAVL, encoded by the coding sequence ATGAGAAACGTAATTCAAGTAGTAAGAGAGGCATTGCTCACCAATTTCAGGGAGTTAGACAAGTGGTTTGATAAAGAAGCTGACCTGTTACACTATAAACCTGACGCGGGGCACTGGAATGCCAGAGAAGTGCTGGAACATATCAGCCTTACAAATTATTTCCTGTTACTGATTATTAACAAGAGTACACGTCGTGCCCTGGATCGCAGACATGCGGCCGGAGCGATTACATTGCCTGCAGATTACCATGAAAAGTTTGACCAGATCGATGTAATAGGTAGCCGTTCTTTTGGATGGATCAGACCTGAACACCTGGAGCCTAGCGGCCTGCAGGACATACACGAAATCAGAACCCTGCTCAAACAACAGTTTGCGCAATGTATGTATAATCTTAGTCTGCTGAAAAATGGAGAAGGCAGGTTGGTACTTACCAACATGTCTGTGAATCACCTGGGCAAACTGGATATTTACCAGTACATCTACTTTTTAACTAAACACATTGAGCGTCACATTCGCCAAATGGAAAGGTTAAAAAGAGAATATAATGGAGAAAAAGAACCGGCTACACGTATTGTGACATCCATCGTAGATGCGCCAGACGAAGCAGCAGCAGATATGGCAGTGCTATAA
- a CDS encoding AAA family ATPase, translated as MENILQQRVISGDTIFGNGLLESRPFYLYYFNRIPNISMVYGINGERSLAAFKNAYKDKISEVYRREEIDKKDKTYQHDLSIVVLNNEVMVEFGDGYCEILHNGQSDPIVKEITTLVRRYRTREKKKKFELNLITVENGTLTLKPMEFKRTKLDLHLYYEDDFLSIDQLIYKRLNTDEDKGIVLLHGLPGTGKTTYLRYLIGRLKKRVLFLSPAVARNIMQPEFIDLLIDNPNTILVIEDAENIIMDRKTTGNSSVSNLLNLSDGLLADCLNVQVICTFNSDISQIDSALLRKGRLIAKYEFGKLSVDKARQLSGKQGFQTLIDKPMTIAEVMNQHEPSFEKQEVTIGFRAGFKM; from the coding sequence ATGGAAAATATTTTACAGCAGCGGGTGATCAGTGGGGATACTATTTTTGGCAATGGCCTGCTGGAGAGCAGACCCTTTTACCTGTATTATTTCAATAGAATACCTAATATAAGTATGGTTTACGGCATTAACGGTGAGCGGTCGCTTGCCGCTTTTAAGAATGCCTACAAGGATAAAATATCAGAAGTATACAGAAGGGAAGAAATCGATAAGAAAGATAAAACTTATCAGCATGATCTCTCCATTGTTGTGCTCAACAATGAGGTAATGGTGGAGTTTGGCGATGGTTACTGCGAAATACTGCACAATGGCCAGTCAGATCCCATTGTCAAAGAAATAACTACCCTGGTAAGAAGATATCGTACCCGCGAAAAGAAAAAGAAATTTGAACTGAACCTGATCACCGTAGAAAATGGCACCCTGACGCTAAAACCTATGGAGTTCAAGCGGACTAAACTGGACCTGCACCTCTATTATGAGGATGACTTTCTGTCCATCGATCAGCTGATCTACAAACGCCTGAATACAGACGAAGACAAGGGGATTGTATTACTGCATGGATTGCCTGGTACCGGTAAGACCACGTACCTGCGGTATCTGATCGGCCGATTGAAGAAGAGAGTGTTATTCCTCTCTCCTGCAGTGGCCCGCAATATTATGCAGCCTGAGTTTATCGATCTGCTGATTGATAACCCGAACACCATTCTGGTGATTGAAGATGCGGAGAATATCATCATGGATAGAAAGACTACTGGGAATTCTTCCGTGTCAAACCTCCTGAACCTGTCCGATGGTCTGCTGGCGGACTGTCTGAATGTGCAGGTGATCTGTACTTTCAATAGTGATATTTCACAGATTGACAGCGCATTGCTGAGGAAAGGGCGTTTGATCGCTAAGTATGAATTTGGTAAGTTGTCAGTAGATAAGGCGCGTCAGCTGTCAGGGAAACAGGGTTTCCAGACGTTGATTGATAAGCCGATGACGATAGCCGAGGTGATGAACCAGCATGAGCCCAGCTTTGAAAAGCAGGAGGTGACTATTGGTTTCAGGGCCGGGTTTAAGATGTAA
- a CDS encoding sterol desaturase family protein, which translates to MAWAVPLFLGLMGLEYLVARRTGKNYFGFASSVSNLNVGIAERLLDTFTVGIFYFVYDTLHRHFGIFNIQSGILLWVSLLLLTDFIWYWYHRLAHEVNFLWAAHVVHHQSDDFNYTVSARITVFQAFARMCFWAILPVIGFPPAMIISVQLVHGIYPFFIHTRTIPKLGFLEYIFVTPSHHRVHHASNDQYLDKNYGDVFVFWDKLFGTFVVEEEEPVYGLTKPLDSNSFLWQHFHFILEIIYTVKKTKGFGEKCKIIFGRPDKIDPDLRPQLEKKFLTPNRSIQVTSRLSAYVVWQVAIMLIILFSFLLLEYYIPVFIQICITLIIFLTLINTGAILEQKRWVFYLEYVRLLIGFVIISYYWPHPFLFLSLLIIQFPFFLLQGEIKREYFLLLYGR; encoded by the coding sequence ATGGCCTGGGCCGTTCCACTGTTCCTGGGGCTAATGGGCCTGGAATACCTTGTTGCCCGTAGAACCGGAAAGAACTATTTTGGTTTTGCCAGCTCCGTCAGCAATCTTAATGTCGGTATCGCGGAGCGATTGCTGGATACCTTCACTGTAGGGATCTTCTATTTTGTTTACGATACCCTGCACCGTCACTTCGGTATTTTTAATATACAATCGGGCATATTGCTGTGGGTTTCGTTGCTGTTGCTCACAGATTTTATCTGGTACTGGTATCACCGGCTGGCACATGAAGTCAACTTTCTCTGGGCTGCCCACGTGGTGCATCACCAAAGTGATGACTTCAACTACACCGTTTCTGCCAGAATTACTGTATTTCAGGCTTTTGCCCGTATGTGTTTCTGGGCTATCCTGCCTGTGATCGGTTTTCCACCGGCCATGATCATCAGTGTGCAACTGGTACATGGTATCTATCCATTCTTTATTCATACCCGTACCATCCCTAAACTGGGGTTTTTGGAATATATTTTTGTCACGCCTTCCCATCACCGTGTGCACCATGCTTCGAATGACCAGTATCTGGACAAGAACTACGGCGACGTATTCGTATTCTGGGATAAACTGTTTGGAACATTTGTGGTAGAAGAAGAAGAGCCTGTTTATGGACTCACTAAACCATTGGACAGCAATAGTTTTCTATGGCAGCACTTCCATTTTATATTGGAAATCATTTATACGGTCAAAAAGACCAAAGGCTTCGGCGAGAAGTGTAAGATCATTTTTGGCCGGCCAGATAAGATAGATCCGGATCTACGGCCCCAGCTGGAAAAGAAGTTCCTGACACCTAACAGGAGTATACAGGTGACCTCGCGATTGAGTGCCTATGTTGTATGGCAGGTAGCTATAATGCTTATAATCCTGTTTTCATTTTTACTACTGGAATACTATATTCCCGTATTTATTCAAATTTGCATCACCCTTATTATTTTTCTCACATTGATCAATACCGGGGCTATTTTGGAGCAAAAGCGCTGGGTCTTTTATTTAGAGTATGTTCGGTTATTGATTGGATTTGTAATCATATCCTATTATTGGCCTCATCCATTTTTGTTTCTATCATTGCTGATAATACAGTTCCCTTTTTTTCTTTTACAGGGAGAAATCAAGCGGGAATATTTTCTTCTACTCTATGGCCGGTGA
- a CDS encoding SLBB domain-containing protein: MSKKTLLLQLLMLFIGLGVKAQISTNSMTSSQLSQIKVSNLSDDQIRQIVAEMKKNNVSYDQIGSYAKQKGIADSEVEALKTRIKQLNLDTELSSNSSTRNGMDSTGRQYEDAAADTTFYWQQKYKKILDRQDLEKELKRRKIFGTELFSNKNLTFEPNLRMATPPNYKLAADDEVIIDVYGYSEVQHKLKVSPDGYIRIPYLGPVYVNGLTMAEATQRITKQLSTIYSGIKTGNTSVQVTLGNIRSIRILLIGEATQPGTYTLPSLATVANALYVSGGPNENGSFRNIDVIRNGNVVSTFDLYDFLVHGDLSNNVVLQDQDIVKVNPYKLRVEVTGEVKRPAIFEAKERETLQDIIEFAGGYTDNAFRDNIRDYRVNKRAREVVTIPADSVAFFRLKTGDKFYVDSVVSRYTNRVTIAGAVFHAGDFALEPNMTVADLIKKADGVQEEAVMSRGVIRRLQDDYTPSIVNFNVQDVLDGKENMPLKREDSVIIFSKLKVREEFLVKIDGEVNQPGYYIYGDSMHLEDLILLAGGLKSAASLTHVEISRRIHNKGVYDSADFRMAITRQFDLNADLSANGEANAFALQPFDEIMIRREPSYSEQANVIINGEIAYPGIYTINNKKERISDVIRRAGGLRPDASAEGALLLRKTFANSADSTFLSSKLQVFYNKLRDTSNVERVKDEMTKKMQLLGIELKKALANPGSKYDLYLEEGDVIRVPKKLQTVQMFGEVYFPKKVRFDKSFTFRDYVNGSGGFTATALRRRSYIVYANGKVKSTRKVLFFNRYPKVEPGSEIYVPPKKQHQGMSTGEAVSLASALASVALVIVTIINSTK; the protein is encoded by the coding sequence ATGTCCAAAAAAACACTTCTACTGCAACTGTTAATGCTGTTTATCGGTCTGGGGGTAAAGGCACAAATTTCGACCAATAGCATGACATCCAGTCAGTTGAGTCAGATAAAGGTGAGCAATCTAAGTGATGATCAAATTAGGCAAATAGTTGCTGAAATGAAGAAAAATAATGTGTCTTATGATCAAATAGGTTCATATGCCAAGCAAAAGGGGATTGCAGATTCTGAGGTAGAAGCACTTAAAACAAGGATTAAGCAGCTGAATCTGGATACAGAATTATCTTCTAATAGTTCAACTAGGAATGGCATGGATTCTACGGGCCGGCAATACGAGGATGCAGCGGCAGATACGACTTTTTACTGGCAGCAGAAGTATAAGAAAATACTGGATAGGCAGGACTTGGAAAAGGAACTGAAACGCAGAAAAATATTCGGTACAGAATTATTCAGTAATAAGAATCTCACTTTTGAACCCAATCTTCGTATGGCAACCCCGCCCAATTACAAACTGGCGGCAGATGATGAGGTAATCATCGATGTATATGGTTATTCCGAAGTGCAGCACAAGCTGAAAGTAAGCCCTGATGGTTATATCCGTATTCCATATCTGGGACCTGTGTATGTGAATGGTCTGACAATGGCTGAAGCTACTCAGCGTATTACCAAGCAACTTTCTACTATCTATAGCGGCATCAAAACAGGCAATACTTCTGTGCAGGTGACGCTGGGCAATATCCGCAGCATCAGAATTCTGTTAATTGGTGAGGCGACCCAACCCGGTACGTATACGTTGCCTTCTCTTGCTACAGTAGCCAATGCACTGTATGTATCAGGCGGTCCGAACGAAAATGGTTCCTTCCGTAATATAGATGTGATCCGGAACGGAAATGTAGTCAGCACTTTTGACCTTTACGATTTTTTGGTGCATGGTGATCTTTCTAATAATGTGGTATTACAGGATCAGGATATCGTGAAGGTGAATCCTTATAAGTTGAGGGTGGAAGTGACGGGAGAGGTAAAACGTCCCGCTATATTTGAGGCCAAAGAAAGAGAAACTTTACAGGACATCATTGAGTTTGCAGGAGGATATACGGACAATGCTTTCCGTGACAACATCAGAGATTACAGGGTGAACAAGCGAGCAAGGGAAGTAGTAACCATTCCGGCTGATTCTGTAGCTTTCTTTCGCCTAAAAACAGGTGATAAATTCTATGTAGACTCGGTAGTATCGCGCTATACAAACAGGGTAACCATTGCGGGGGCTGTATTCCATGCCGGAGATTTTGCCCTGGAGCCTAATATGACTGTGGCGGACCTTATTAAGAAGGCAGATGGTGTTCAGGAAGAAGCAGTGATGTCACGGGGTGTGATCCGTCGTTTACAGGATGACTATACTCCTTCTATTGTGAATTTTAATGTACAGGACGTGCTGGACGGAAAAGAAAATATGCCGTTGAAACGGGAAGATAGCGTGATTATCTTTTCTAAACTTAAAGTACGTGAAGAATTTCTTGTAAAAATAGATGGTGAAGTTAATCAGCCAGGGTACTATATATATGGCGATAGCATGCATCTGGAAGATCTGATTCTGTTGGCGGGAGGACTAAAGAGTGCGGCAAGTTTGACACATGTAGAAATCTCCCGTCGTATTCATAATAAAGGTGTATATGACTCAGCAGACTTTAGAATGGCGATTACACGACAGTTTGATCTGAATGCTGATTTATCGGCAAATGGAGAAGCAAATGCCTTTGCTCTTCAGCCTTTTGATGAAATCATGATTCGCAGGGAGCCTTCTTATTCTGAACAGGCCAATGTGATAATAAATGGAGAAATTGCATATCCTGGAATTTATACCATCAACAATAAGAAAGAACGTATTTCCGATGTGATTCGCAGAGCTGGTGGTCTTCGTCCTGATGCATCTGCAGAAGGAGCATTATTGCTACGCAAAACTTTTGCGAACTCAGCTGACAGTACCTTTCTTTCTAGCAAACTACAAGTGTTTTATAATAAATTGAGAGATACTTCGAATGTAGAAAGGGTGAAGGATGAAATGACAAAGAAAATGCAATTGCTTGGTATTGAACTGAAAAAGGCACTTGCTAATCCAGGGTCCAAATACGATCTGTATCTTGAAGAAGGAGATGTAATCAGGGTACCCAAAAAGTTGCAAACTGTGCAGATGTTTGGTGAAGTGTATTTCCCCAAAAAAGTAAGATTTGATAAGAGCTTTACCTTCCGGGATTATGTAAATGGGTCAGGAGGTTTTACAGCCACAGCCTTAAGAAGAAGAAGTTATATTGTATATGCAAACGGAAAGGTAAAAAGCACGCGCAAAGTATTGTTTTTTAACCGATATCCTAAAGTAGAACCAGGGTCAGAAATCTATGTCCCTCCAAAGAAGCAGCATCAGGGTATGTCAACAGGTGAAGCTGTTAGCTTAGCTAGTGCGCTTGCCTCTGTTGCACTTGTGATTGTTACAATTATAAACTCAACCAAATAA